A window of Primulina tabacum isolate GXHZ01 chromosome 4, ASM2559414v2, whole genome shotgun sequence contains these coding sequences:
- the LOC142543731 gene encoding DUF724 domain-containing protein 6-like isoform X6: MGGAAVEQQQELFPLGSLVEVKTDEEGFKGVFFVATVVPSTPLPKRKNGRKSFKKIHVEYQNLLASENGSDRLRESVDVSFVRPAPPPQEDFEGFGLNDSVDAFYKDGWWTGIIARVLEGGRFIVTFQNPPDELEFGLSELRVHWDWCDGSWFRPEKQGITGLMFEVGRKVEVSFDVEDFLGAWFPSTIDTVLTNGTYLVEYHSSNISNEDQFLKATVDYLHVRPCPPFLKDKSYVLLEKVDCFFNFGWWNGVITKVLEDCRYVVFFKQKNEEKEFHQSELRPHMDWKESKWFTSSSQLRKPQNLFGKDYSTSGISEKSRTPTLLLESSEPDCGVRSLGINFTGMEQDAVGNAAENALNKHAEKETELPIILGLPCAEIDTPGLGISRGKRGGYRSSSKKIWRPRSDQIRHSIVSAIEDTKNSKQIETGDFSHKRKRGRPRKELINNPHVLVTGNAKNGSVASSYICRKDGDLHNEVVMTDNNLAFNEPNDELADGSDPKNSNKSTKRTLSGVHNEQAMKESMKLAKSPSKRGGRHRVEDEQLSKWIEVMQTPTRNDSGKTMESNSLPETLESIDEVPCLELDEPLSKWIEGIRTPIVKDSDSIDQSLGKTIELNCLTVALENVDEVPFDELDEPLSKWIEVMQTPATIKYSGVLPVSPVEECVETNDNAVSIDGSEKQKKSGVQPRACDDTCATVASEQEDLPFAKNVVLWKTINSMDILQRIPQRPHFRPLIHLKESSREGLAIGYMVTFSRVVEKASSLQINDPKSITDEILETLEELEKFGFDVKVVEDCVGQMLEVKHKQEELREEVKGIGSQISHHNLEKQKIDEEIGEMRRQILMLQEKLSVAASVREKEESIIAPLQSKLQKVEEDIKIMELEFLNLAASL, encoded by the exons GGTCTTTTTTGTAGCCACTGTGGTTCCCTCTACTCCGCTCCCCAAGAGAAAAAACGGTAGAAAGAGTTTCAAAAAAATCCACGTGGAATACCAGAATCTCTTGGCCAGTGAAAATGGGTCGGACCGTTTAAGAGAAAGCGTGGATGTCTCGTTCGTCAGACCCGCTCCGCCACCACAGGAGGATTTCGAGGGTTTTGGACTAAATGACTCCGTCGATGCGTTCTATAAAGATGGCTGGTGGACTGGTATCATCGCGCGAGTTCTGGAAGGAGGAAGATTCATCGTGACGTTTCAGAACCCGCCGGACGAGCTCGAGTTCGGGCTCTCCGAACTTAGGGTCCACTGGGATTGGTGTGACGGAAGTTGGTTCAGACCCGAAAAGCAG GGTATAACAGGTTTGATGTTTGAAGTTGGGAGGAAGGTAGAAGTGTCATTTGACGTGGAAGATTTTCTGGGCGCATGGTTTCCCTCCACTATAGATACAGTATTGACAAATGGAACTTATTTGGTTGAGTACCATAGTTCAAATATTAGTAATGAAGATCAGTTTCTTAAAGCAACAGTTGACTATCTCCATGTCAGACCTTGCCCTCCTTTCCTCAAGGATAAAAGTTATGTTTTGTTGGAAAAAGTTGATTGCTTCTTTAATTTTGGCTGGTGGAATGGCGTGATCACGAAAGTGCTTGAGGATTGTAGATATGTTGTCTTTTTCAAGCAAAAAAACGAAGAGAAGGAATTCCACCAGTCAGAATTAAGACCTCATATGGATTGGAAAGAGAGCAAATGGTTCACTTCTTCTTCCCAG CTGAGAAAGCCACAAAATCTTTTTGGAAAGGATTATTCCACTTCCGGAATTTCGGAGAAGAGCAGAACACCAACATTACTGCTTGAAAGTTCAGAGCCTGATTGTGGAG TTAGAAGTCTGGGAATCAATTTTACTGGAATGGAGCAAGATGCAGTAGGAAATGCTGCAGAAAATGCCCTAAACAAGCATGCGGAAAAAGAAACTGAATTGCCTATCATCCTAGGTCTGCCATGTGCAGAAATTGACACCCCTGGATTAGGAATATCAAGAGGCAAGAGAGGTGGTTATCGTTCCAGCAGCAAGAAGATTTGGAGACCTAGAAGCGACCAGATTCGGCATTCAATTGTTTCAGCAATAGAAGACACGAAG AATAGTAAACAAATAGAAACTGGAGACTTCAGTCATAAAAGAAAGAGGGGAAGGCCACGGAAGGAGCTGATCAACAATCCTCATGTTCTGGTGACTG GAAATGCTAAAAATGGAAGTGTTGCTTCAAGTTACATTTGCAGAAAAGATGGTGATTTACATAATGAAGTTGTGATGACTGATAACAACTTGGCATTCAATGAGCCCAATGACGAGCTGGCTGATGGGTCTGACCCCAAAAATAGTAACAAAAGCACAAAGAGAACTTTGTCCGGAGTGCATAATGAACAAGCTATGAAAGAATCAATGAAGCTGGCAAAAAGTCCTTCAAAAAGAGGGGGGAGACACAGAGTTGAAG ATGAGCAACTTTCAAAGTGGATTGAAGTGATGCAGACTCCAACCAGGAATGACTCGG GAAAAACAATGGAATCAAACTCTCTGCCAGAAACACTCGAGAGCATTGATGAAGTGCCTTGCCTTGAGTTAGATGAGCCGCTTTCAAAGTGGATTGAAGGAATACGGACTCCAATCGTCAAGGACTCAG ATTCAATTGATCAATCCCTGGGTAAAACAATAGAATTGAACTGTTTGACAGTAGCACTCGAGAATGTTGATGAAGTACCTTTTGATGAGTTAGATGAGCCACTTTCAAAGTGGATTGAAGTGATGCAGACTCCAGCAACTATCAAGTACTCGG GAGTGTTGCCTGTAAGTCCTGTGGAGGAATGTGTGGAAACAAATGATAATGCAGTGTCTATAGATGGCAGTGAGAAGCAAAAGAAAAGTGGTGTCCAACCTCGTGCATGTGATGATACATGTGCAACAGTGGCAAGTGAGCAGGAAGACTTGCCTTTTGCAAAAAATGTTGTTCTTTGGAAAACAATCAATTCCATGGACATCTTGCAACGAATACCACAGAGGCCACATTTCCGGCCTTTGATACACTTGAAAGAGAGTTCACGGGAAGGCTTGGCTATTGGTTATATGGTAACCTTTTCCAGGGTGGTGGAAAAGGCTTCCAGCTTGCAAATTAATGATCCTAAAAGCATTACGGATGAAATTTTGGAAACACTAGAAGAATTAGAAAAGTTTGGGTTTGATGTTAAGGTTGTGGAAGACTGTGTAGGTCAAATGCTCGAGGTGAAACACAAGCAAGAAGAACTTAGAGAAGAAGTTAAGGGAATTGGTTCCCAAATTAGCCATCACAATCTTGAAAAACAAAAGATCGATGAAGAGATAGGTGAGATGAGGAGGCAGATATTAATGTTGCAAGAAAAGCTTTCAGTGGCAGCATCTGTCCGAGAAAAGGAGGAAAGCATAATTGCGCCTTTGCAGTCTAAGTTGCAAAAAGTTGAAGAGGACATAAAGATTATGGAACTCGAGTTTCTAAATTTGGCTGCTTCTCTGTAA
- the LOC142543731 gene encoding uncharacterized protein LOC142543731 isoform X1: MGGAAVEQQQELFPLGSLVEVKTDEEGFKGVFFVATVVPSTPLPKRKNGRKSFKKIHVEYQNLLASENGSDRLRESVDVSFVRPAPPPQEDFEGFGLNDSVDAFYKDGWWTGIIARVLEGGRFIVTFQNPPDELEFGLSELRVHWDWCDGSWFRPEKQGITGLMFEVGRKVEVSFDVEDFLGAWFPSTIDTVLTNGTYLVEYHSSNISNEDQFLKATVDYLHVRPCPPFLKDKSYVLLEKVDCFFNFGWWNGVITKVLEDCRYVVFFKQKNEEKEFHQSELRPHMDWKESKWFTSSSQLCEDFLLRSSEDEKLSPHASENTGANAVAVLQSGLGNNDCVKRTHCLLNLSENQIEPLIGSNEKYSLEKLPHQSCQNASGNILAVAASNPGNKVGSDQKTPCLLDLSENQIEPLVFTNKKSSHPAKLRSKRRWRLSEAHRVLSRPVKKLKKGNIPEGCEKVAPDRSAEEFLCSSGNDITVFTTQPSTMDQSSENIPQRELRKPQNLFGKDYSTSGISEKSRTPTLLLESSEPDCGVRSLGINFTGMEQDAVGNAAENALNKHAEKETELPIILGLPCAEIDTPGLGISRGKRGGYRSSSKKIWRPRSDQIRHSIVSAIEDTKNSKQIETGDFSHKRKRGRPRKELINNPHVLVTGNAKNGSVASSYICRKDGDLHNEVVMTDNNLAFNEPNDELADGSDPKNSNKSTKRTLSGVHNEQAMKESMKLAKSPSKRGGRHRVEDEQLSKWIEVMQTPTRNDSGKTMESNSLPETLESIDEVPCLELDEPLSKWIEGIRTPIVKDSDSIDQSLGKTIELNCLTVALENVDEVPFDELDEPLSKWIEVMQTPATIKYSGVLPVSPVEECVETNDNAVSIDGSEKQKKSGVQPRACDDTCATVASEQEDLPFAKNVVLWKTINSMDILQRIPQRPHFRPLIHLKESSREGLAIGYMVTFSRVVEKASSLQINDPKSITDEILETLEELEKFGFDVKVVEDCVGQMLEVKHKQEELREEVKGIGSQISHHNLEKQKIDEEIGEMRRQILMLQEKLSVAASVREKEESIIAPLQSKLQKVEEDIKIMELEFLNLAASL; encoded by the exons GGTCTTTTTTGTAGCCACTGTGGTTCCCTCTACTCCGCTCCCCAAGAGAAAAAACGGTAGAAAGAGTTTCAAAAAAATCCACGTGGAATACCAGAATCTCTTGGCCAGTGAAAATGGGTCGGACCGTTTAAGAGAAAGCGTGGATGTCTCGTTCGTCAGACCCGCTCCGCCACCACAGGAGGATTTCGAGGGTTTTGGACTAAATGACTCCGTCGATGCGTTCTATAAAGATGGCTGGTGGACTGGTATCATCGCGCGAGTTCTGGAAGGAGGAAGATTCATCGTGACGTTTCAGAACCCGCCGGACGAGCTCGAGTTCGGGCTCTCCGAACTTAGGGTCCACTGGGATTGGTGTGACGGAAGTTGGTTCAGACCCGAAAAGCAG GGTATAACAGGTTTGATGTTTGAAGTTGGGAGGAAGGTAGAAGTGTCATTTGACGTGGAAGATTTTCTGGGCGCATGGTTTCCCTCCACTATAGATACAGTATTGACAAATGGAACTTATTTGGTTGAGTACCATAGTTCAAATATTAGTAATGAAGATCAGTTTCTTAAAGCAACAGTTGACTATCTCCATGTCAGACCTTGCCCTCCTTTCCTCAAGGATAAAAGTTATGTTTTGTTGGAAAAAGTTGATTGCTTCTTTAATTTTGGCTGGTGGAATGGCGTGATCACGAAAGTGCTTGAGGATTGTAGATATGTTGTCTTTTTCAAGCAAAAAAACGAAGAGAAGGAATTCCACCAGTCAGAATTAAGACCTCATATGGATTGGAAAGAGAGCAAATGGTTCACTTCTTCTTCCCAG TTATGTGAGGATTTTCTTCTCCGATCTTCAGAAGATGAAAAACTTTCACCCCATGCATCAGAAAATACTGGTGCAAACGCAGTGGCAGTTCTGCAGAGCGGTTTGGGGAATAATGATTGTGTTAAAAGAACACACTGTTTATTGAATTTGAGTGAGAATCAGATAGAGCCATTAATTGGTAGTAATGAGAAATATTCACTTGAAAAGCTTCCACACCAGTCTTGTCAAAATGCTAGTGGCAACATATTGGCAGTTGCAGCTAGCAATCCAGGAAATAAAGTAGGCTCTGATCAGAAAACTCCCTGTTTATTGGACTTGAGTGAGAATCAGATAGAGCCTTTAGTTTTTACCAATAAAAAATCTTCACATCCTGCTAAATTACGTTCGAAACGAAGATGGCGTTTGTCTGAGGCGCATAGAGTGCTCTCACGGCCTGTAAAGAAGCTCAAGAAAGGAAATATACCTGAAGGGTGCGAAAAGGTTGCACCTGATAGATCTGCTGAAGAATTTTTATGCAGTTCTGGGAATGATATTACCGTCTTTACAACACAACCGAGTACAATGGATCAGTCCTCCGAAAATATTCCCCAGAGGGAG CTGAGAAAGCCACAAAATCTTTTTGGAAAGGATTATTCCACTTCCGGAATTTCGGAGAAGAGCAGAACACCAACATTACTGCTTGAAAGTTCAGAGCCTGATTGTGGAG TTAGAAGTCTGGGAATCAATTTTACTGGAATGGAGCAAGATGCAGTAGGAAATGCTGCAGAAAATGCCCTAAACAAGCATGCGGAAAAAGAAACTGAATTGCCTATCATCCTAGGTCTGCCATGTGCAGAAATTGACACCCCTGGATTAGGAATATCAAGAGGCAAGAGAGGTGGTTATCGTTCCAGCAGCAAGAAGATTTGGAGACCTAGAAGCGACCAGATTCGGCATTCAATTGTTTCAGCAATAGAAGACACGAAG AATAGTAAACAAATAGAAACTGGAGACTTCAGTCATAAAAGAAAGAGGGGAAGGCCACGGAAGGAGCTGATCAACAATCCTCATGTTCTGGTGACTG GAAATGCTAAAAATGGAAGTGTTGCTTCAAGTTACATTTGCAGAAAAGATGGTGATTTACATAATGAAGTTGTGATGACTGATAACAACTTGGCATTCAATGAGCCCAATGACGAGCTGGCTGATGGGTCTGACCCCAAAAATAGTAACAAAAGCACAAAGAGAACTTTGTCCGGAGTGCATAATGAACAAGCTATGAAAGAATCAATGAAGCTGGCAAAAAGTCCTTCAAAAAGAGGGGGGAGACACAGAGTTGAAG ATGAGCAACTTTCAAAGTGGATTGAAGTGATGCAGACTCCAACCAGGAATGACTCGG GAAAAACAATGGAATCAAACTCTCTGCCAGAAACACTCGAGAGCATTGATGAAGTGCCTTGCCTTGAGTTAGATGAGCCGCTTTCAAAGTGGATTGAAGGAATACGGACTCCAATCGTCAAGGACTCAG ATTCAATTGATCAATCCCTGGGTAAAACAATAGAATTGAACTGTTTGACAGTAGCACTCGAGAATGTTGATGAAGTACCTTTTGATGAGTTAGATGAGCCACTTTCAAAGTGGATTGAAGTGATGCAGACTCCAGCAACTATCAAGTACTCGG GAGTGTTGCCTGTAAGTCCTGTGGAGGAATGTGTGGAAACAAATGATAATGCAGTGTCTATAGATGGCAGTGAGAAGCAAAAGAAAAGTGGTGTCCAACCTCGTGCATGTGATGATACATGTGCAACAGTGGCAAGTGAGCAGGAAGACTTGCCTTTTGCAAAAAATGTTGTTCTTTGGAAAACAATCAATTCCATGGACATCTTGCAACGAATACCACAGAGGCCACATTTCCGGCCTTTGATACACTTGAAAGAGAGTTCACGGGAAGGCTTGGCTATTGGTTATATGGTAACCTTTTCCAGGGTGGTGGAAAAGGCTTCCAGCTTGCAAATTAATGATCCTAAAAGCATTACGGATGAAATTTTGGAAACACTAGAAGAATTAGAAAAGTTTGGGTTTGATGTTAAGGTTGTGGAAGACTGTGTAGGTCAAATGCTCGAGGTGAAACACAAGCAAGAAGAACTTAGAGAAGAAGTTAAGGGAATTGGTTCCCAAATTAGCCATCACAATCTTGAAAAACAAAAGATCGATGAAGAGATAGGTGAGATGAGGAGGCAGATATTAATGTTGCAAGAAAAGCTTTCAGTGGCAGCATCTGTCCGAGAAAAGGAGGAAAGCATAATTGCGCCTTTGCAGTCTAAGTTGCAAAAAGTTGAAGAGGACATAAAGATTATGGAACTCGAGTTTCTAAATTTGGCTGCTTCTCTGTAA
- the LOC142543731 gene encoding uncharacterized protein LOC142543731 isoform X5, with amino-acid sequence MFEVGRKVEVSFDVEDFLGAWFPSTIDTVLTNGTYLVEYHSSNISNEDQFLKATVDYLHVRPCPPFLKDKSYVLLEKVDCFFNFGWWNGVITKVLEDCRYVVFFKQKNEEKEFHQSELRPHMDWKESKWFTSSSQLCEDFLLRSSEDEKLSPHASENTGANAVAVLQSGLGNNDCVKRTHCLLNLSENQIEPLIGSNEKYSLEKLPHQSCQNASGNILAVAASNPGNKVGSDQKTPCLLDLSENQIEPLVFTNKKSSHPAKLRSKRRWRLSEAHRVLSRPVKKLKKGNIPEGCEKVAPDRSAEEFLCSSGNDITVFTTQPSTMDQSSENIPQRELRKPQNLFGKDYSTSGISEKSRTPTLLLESSEPDCGVRSLGINFTGMEQDAVGNAAENALNKHAEKETELPIILGLPCAEIDTPGLGISRGKRGGYRSSSKKIWRPRSDQIRHSIVSAIEDTKNSKQIETGDFSHKRKRGRPRKELINNPHVLVTGNAKNGSVASSYICRKDGDLHNEVVMTDNNLAFNEPNDELADGSDPKNSNKSTKRTLSGVHNEQAMKESMKLAKSPSKRGGRHRVEDEQLSKWIEVMQTPTRNDSGKTMESNSLPETLESIDEVPCLELDEPLSKWIEGIRTPIVKDSDSIDQSLGKTIELNCLTVALENVDEVPFDELDEPLSKWIEVMQTPATIKYSGVLPVSPVEECVETNDNAVSIDGSEKQKKSGVQPRACDDTCATVASEQEDLPFAKNVVLWKTINSMDILQRIPQRPHFRPLIHLKESSREGLAIGYMVTFSRVVEKASSLQINDPKSITDEILETLEELEKFGFDVKVVEDCVGQMLEVKHKQEELREEVKGIGSQISHHNLEKQKIDEEIGEMRRQILMLQEKLSVAASVREKEESIIAPLQSKLQKVEEDIKIMELEFLNLAASL; translated from the exons ATGTTTGAAGTTGGGAGGAAGGTAGAAGTGTCATTTGACGTGGAAGATTTTCTGGGCGCATGGTTTCCCTCCACTATAGATACAGTATTGACAAATGGAACTTATTTGGTTGAGTACCATAGTTCAAATATTAGTAATGAAGATCAGTTTCTTAAAGCAACAGTTGACTATCTCCATGTCAGACCTTGCCCTCCTTTCCTCAAGGATAAAAGTTATGTTTTGTTGGAAAAAGTTGATTGCTTCTTTAATTTTGGCTGGTGGAATGGCGTGATCACGAAAGTGCTTGAGGATTGTAGATATGTTGTCTTTTTCAAGCAAAAAAACGAAGAGAAGGAATTCCACCAGTCAGAATTAAGACCTCATATGGATTGGAAAGAGAGCAAATGGTTCACTTCTTCTTCCCAG TTATGTGAGGATTTTCTTCTCCGATCTTCAGAAGATGAAAAACTTTCACCCCATGCATCAGAAAATACTGGTGCAAACGCAGTGGCAGTTCTGCAGAGCGGTTTGGGGAATAATGATTGTGTTAAAAGAACACACTGTTTATTGAATTTGAGTGAGAATCAGATAGAGCCATTAATTGGTAGTAATGAGAAATATTCACTTGAAAAGCTTCCACACCAGTCTTGTCAAAATGCTAGTGGCAACATATTGGCAGTTGCAGCTAGCAATCCAGGAAATAAAGTAGGCTCTGATCAGAAAACTCCCTGTTTATTGGACTTGAGTGAGAATCAGATAGAGCCTTTAGTTTTTACCAATAAAAAATCTTCACATCCTGCTAAATTACGTTCGAAACGAAGATGGCGTTTGTCTGAGGCGCATAGAGTGCTCTCACGGCCTGTAAAGAAGCTCAAGAAAGGAAATATACCTGAAGGGTGCGAAAAGGTTGCACCTGATAGATCTGCTGAAGAATTTTTATGCAGTTCTGGGAATGATATTACCGTCTTTACAACACAACCGAGTACAATGGATCAGTCCTCCGAAAATATTCCCCAGAGGGAG CTGAGAAAGCCACAAAATCTTTTTGGAAAGGATTATTCCACTTCCGGAATTTCGGAGAAGAGCAGAACACCAACATTACTGCTTGAAAGTTCAGAGCCTGATTGTGGAG TTAGAAGTCTGGGAATCAATTTTACTGGAATGGAGCAAGATGCAGTAGGAAATGCTGCAGAAAATGCCCTAAACAAGCATGCGGAAAAAGAAACTGAATTGCCTATCATCCTAGGTCTGCCATGTGCAGAAATTGACACCCCTGGATTAGGAATATCAAGAGGCAAGAGAGGTGGTTATCGTTCCAGCAGCAAGAAGATTTGGAGACCTAGAAGCGACCAGATTCGGCATTCAATTGTTTCAGCAATAGAAGACACGAAG AATAGTAAACAAATAGAAACTGGAGACTTCAGTCATAAAAGAAAGAGGGGAAGGCCACGGAAGGAGCTGATCAACAATCCTCATGTTCTGGTGACTG GAAATGCTAAAAATGGAAGTGTTGCTTCAAGTTACATTTGCAGAAAAGATGGTGATTTACATAATGAAGTTGTGATGACTGATAACAACTTGGCATTCAATGAGCCCAATGACGAGCTGGCTGATGGGTCTGACCCCAAAAATAGTAACAAAAGCACAAAGAGAACTTTGTCCGGAGTGCATAATGAACAAGCTATGAAAGAATCAATGAAGCTGGCAAAAAGTCCTTCAAAAAGAGGGGGGAGACACAGAGTTGAAG ATGAGCAACTTTCAAAGTGGATTGAAGTGATGCAGACTCCAACCAGGAATGACTCGG GAAAAACAATGGAATCAAACTCTCTGCCAGAAACACTCGAGAGCATTGATGAAGTGCCTTGCCTTGAGTTAGATGAGCCGCTTTCAAAGTGGATTGAAGGAATACGGACTCCAATCGTCAAGGACTCAG ATTCAATTGATCAATCCCTGGGTAAAACAATAGAATTGAACTGTTTGACAGTAGCACTCGAGAATGTTGATGAAGTACCTTTTGATGAGTTAGATGAGCCACTTTCAAAGTGGATTGAAGTGATGCAGACTCCAGCAACTATCAAGTACTCGG GAGTGTTGCCTGTAAGTCCTGTGGAGGAATGTGTGGAAACAAATGATAATGCAGTGTCTATAGATGGCAGTGAGAAGCAAAAGAAAAGTGGTGTCCAACCTCGTGCATGTGATGATACATGTGCAACAGTGGCAAGTGAGCAGGAAGACTTGCCTTTTGCAAAAAATGTTGTTCTTTGGAAAACAATCAATTCCATGGACATCTTGCAACGAATACCACAGAGGCCACATTTCCGGCCTTTGATACACTTGAAAGAGAGTTCACGGGAAGGCTTGGCTATTGGTTATATGGTAACCTTTTCCAGGGTGGTGGAAAAGGCTTCCAGCTTGCAAATTAATGATCCTAAAAGCATTACGGATGAAATTTTGGAAACACTAGAAGAATTAGAAAAGTTTGGGTTTGATGTTAAGGTTGTGGAAGACTGTGTAGGTCAAATGCTCGAGGTGAAACACAAGCAAGAAGAACTTAGAGAAGAAGTTAAGGGAATTGGTTCCCAAATTAGCCATCACAATCTTGAAAAACAAAAGATCGATGAAGAGATAGGTGAGATGAGGAGGCAGATATTAATGTTGCAAGAAAAGCTTTCAGTGGCAGCATCTGTCCGAGAAAAGGAGGAAAGCATAATTGCGCCTTTGCAGTCTAAGTTGCAAAAAGTTGAAGAGGACATAAAGATTATGGAACTCGAGTTTCTAAATTTGGCTGCTTCTCTGTAA